A window of the bacterium genome harbors these coding sequences:
- the ruvX gene encoding Holliday junction resolvase RuvX: MGRPESGARVLALDLGSRRLGVALSDPSATIAAPLETVPVTGPRRAAERVREICRRHDVTLVVVGWPRNMDGTRGPAARQAEAFAERLRSLLAVPVELWDERLSTAAAERVLIEADVRRSERRGARDRVAASFILQAYLDARRNRLSRIDSGHNEDRP, translated from the coding sequence GTGGGGAGGCCGGAGTCCGGTGCCCGGGTGCTCGCGCTCGACCTCGGCAGCCGGCGGCTTGGCGTCGCGCTGAGCGATCCGAGCGCGACGATCGCCGCCCCTCTCGAGACGGTTCCGGTGACCGGGCCGCGGCGAGCCGCGGAGCGGGTCCGGGAGATCTGCCGCCGCCATGACGTCACCCTCGTGGTCGTCGGGTGGCCGCGTAACATGGACGGCACCCGCGGTCCGGCGGCGCGCCAGGCGGAGGCCTTCGCCGAGCGGCTGCGCAGCCTGCTCGCGGTGCCTGTGGAATTGTGGGACGAGCGGCTGTCCACGGCCGCGGCAGAACGGGTCTTGATCGAGGCCGACGTCCGCCGATCCGAACGGCGGGGCGCGCGCGACCGCGTGGCCGCCTCCTTCATCCTCCAGGCGTATCTGGATGCCCGCCGGAACCGTCTGAGCCGGATCGACTCTGGGCATAACGAAGATCGGCCATGA